From a single Salmo salar chromosome ssa22, Ssal_v3.1, whole genome shotgun sequence genomic region:
- the rpl29 gene encoding large ribosomal subunit protein eL29, which translates to MAKSKNHTTHNQSRKAHRNGIKKPRPDRYESMKGVDPKFMKNMRFAKKHNKKGQKTANAAAKKIADAAP; encoded by the exons ATGGCAAAGTCAAAGAATCATACCACCCACAACCAGT CCCGTAAGGCCCACAGGAATGGGATCAAGAAGCCCAGACCAGACCGTTACGAGTCTATGAAAGGG GTTGACCCTAAGTTCATGAAGAACATGCGTTTTGCCAAGAAGCACAACAAGAAGGGTCAGAAGACAGCCAACGCAGCGGCCAAGAAGATCGCTGATGCCGCCCCTTAG